The stretch of DNA CGGATGTACGCCTTCGAGCGGCTGCGCCGCCTGGTGCTGCGGATCGACAGCTGGCTGCCCGCCGGCTCACCGGCGCTTTATGTGCATGTGAGCGTGCACAACCCCTCGGCCGAGCCGACCCCCGTCTACTGGTGGTCCAACATCGCGGTGCCCGAGGACGCGGACACCCGGGTGGTGGGCCCGGCCGAGCACGCCTTCCACTTCGACTACGTGAGCGAGCTGAAGCGGGTGGAGTTCCCGCTGCTCGACGGGCGGGACCGCAGCTACCCCGGGCGGCTCGACCGGGCCGCCGACTACTTCCTCGACCTTCCCGCCGGGGAGCGCCCGTGGATCGCCGCCCTGGACGGCGCCGGAGCCGGCCTGGTGCAGACCTCTACCGAACGGCTGCGCGGGCGCAAGCTGTTCTGCTGGGGCACCGGCACCGGCGGCACCCACTGGCAGGAGTGGCTCTCCGGCCCCGGCGCCGGCTACCTGGAGATCCAGGCCGGCCTGGCCCGGACCCAGCTTGAGCACCTGCCGATGCCGGCCGGGGAGAGCTGGCACTGGACCGAGGCGTACGGCCTGCTCGAGGTCGATCCGGCCGCCGTGCACGGGAGTTGGGCGGAGGCCCGGTCGGCCGCAGCGGCCGTGCTGGACCAGCTGGTGCCGCCGGCCGAGCTCAAGCGGGCCGAGGCGCTGGCCCACGAGTTCGGCGCCCCCGAGGAGATGCTGGCCGAGGGCTCCGGCTGGGCCGCGCTGGAGATCGAGGCCGGGCGGCTGCCCGCCTCGCCGCTGCTGCCGTTCGGCGCCCCCGGTGAGGAACAGGCGCCCTGGCGGGCCCTGTTGGCCACCGGCGCGCTGCCGGTCTGCGAGCCGCCCGCCGCCCCGGTCACCGGGGAGCGCTGGCGCGCGCTGCTCGAGGCCTGCGCCGAGGACTGGCACGCCCACTACCACCTCGGCCTGCTCCGGCTGGCCGAGGGCGAACGGGAGGGCGCCCGGCAGTCCTTCGAGCGCTCACTGGCCGAGCAGCGCACCCCCTGGGCGCTGCGGGCGCTGGCCTTCCTGGCCGCCGACCCCAAGGAGGCGGCCACCCTGCTGGCCGAGGCGCACCGCCTGCGACCGGCCGAACTCGCCCTGACCGTCGAGGCATTGGACGCCCTGCTGGCCGCCGACCGGGCCGCCGAGGCCCTGCTGCTGATCGAGGCGCTGCCCGCCGAGGCCCGCGCCCACGGCCGGATCCGGCTCGCCGAGGCCAAGGCCGCCCACGCGAGCGGCGACCAAGGCTCGGTCCGCCGGCTGCTGGCCGAGGGCATCCGGGTCGACAACCTGCGCGAGGGCGACACCTCCCTCGCCACCCTCTGGCTCGCGGTGCACCCGGAGCTCCCGGTGCCGCCGTGCTACGACTTCCGCATGTCGGAAGGCTGAGACCCGGCCCCCTGCTGCTCCCCCGTACAGGGGGCCGTCCGCCCGGAGGCCCGCGGCACGCGGGCCCCCGTACCCCCACAAGGAGTTACACAGTGTCAGCTCCTCGCACCAGGGCGGCCGGCGCCTTGCTCGCCGCGCTGCTCACCACCGTCGGCGTCGCCGCGCTCGCCCCCGGGGCCGCGTCCGCCGCCGGCCCGTCCTACACCGTCACCGTCGGCTCCCCCAGCTCCTTCGGCAACGTGATGGACTCCCCGGCCGCCCCCTACCTCGACAAGGACGGCAGCTTCCACTACCAGGAGTCGGAGGCGATCTACGGCCAGACCGACCCGCGGGCCTGGAAGTTCTTCGCCGGCCGCGACTTCGACTC from Kitasatospora sp. MMS16-BH015 encodes:
- a CDS encoding DUF5107 domain-containing protein, encoding MTSTLRTDLLRIEGAADPVGTLPILHGITSYTAEGAGADEEMRRGLSYGAPHSLLPYTRQDGYDRTRTARELPCVVLENEQLTATFLPGYGGRLWSLVHRPSGRELLHRNPVLQPANLALRDAWLAGGVEWNLGTTGHWPLTCEPLHAARLTAPDGTPVLRMYAFERLRRLVLRIDSWLPAGSPALYVHVSVHNPSAEPTPVYWWSNIAVPEDADTRVVGPAEHAFHFDYVSELKRVEFPLLDGRDRSYPGRLDRAADYFLDLPAGERPWIAALDGAGAGLVQTSTERLRGRKLFCWGTGTGGTHWQEWLSGPGAGYLEIQAGLARTQLEHLPMPAGESWHWTEAYGLLEVDPAAVHGSWAEARSAAAAVLDQLVPPAELKRAEALAHEFGAPEEMLAEGSGWAALEIEAGRLPASPLLPFGAPGEEQAPWRALLATGALPVCEPPAAPVTGERWRALLEACAEDWHAHYHLGLLRLAEGEREGARQSFERSLAEQRTPWALRALAFLAADPKEAATLLAEAHRLRPAELALTVEALDALLAADRAAEALLLIEALPAEARAHGRIRLAEAKAAHASGDQGSVRRLLAEGIRVDNLREGDTSLATLWLAVHPELPVPPCYDFRMSEG